From the Balearica regulorum gibbericeps isolate bBalReg1 chromosome 4, bBalReg1.pri, whole genome shotgun sequence genome, one window contains:
- the FGG gene encoding fibrinogen gamma chain, with protein MVVLRLRSWAPLGPLFSLLFSTSMAYVATRENCCILDERFGSYCPTTCGIADFFNKYHLTMDNELQEMEGMLRQITNSTGTVEHLIQHIQGLYPPEKQTLPNTIDDFTQKSKKIIEEIIRYENTILSHESTIQQLTDTHILNSNKITQLKQKIAQLDSLCQVPCRDMAEIQETTGRDCQDIANKGARQSGLYFIKPQKAKQSFLVYCEIDSYGNGWTVLQRRLDGSEDFKKNWVQYKEGFGHLSPDDTTEFWLGNEKIHLITTQSTLPYTLRIELEDWSGKKGTADYAVFKVGSEEDKYRLTYAYFIGGEAGDAFDGYDFGDDPSDKSFTYHNGMRFSTYDNDNDNFAGNCAEQDGSGWWMNRCHAGHLNGKYYIDGVYTAKDASPSGYDNGIIWATWRDRWYSMKKTAMKIIPFNRLSVDGQQHNLGSAKQVGDS; from the exons ATGGTGGTGCTGAGGTTACGGAGCTGGGCTCCCCTGGggcctctcttctccctgctctttTCTACCAGCATGGCG taCGTTGCTACCAGAGAAAACTGCTGCATATTAGATGAACGATTT GGTAGCTACTGCCCAACGACCTGTGGCATTGcagatttctttaataaataccATCTCACTATGGATAATGAACTGCAGGAAATGGAAGGAATGTTGCGGCAAATTACTAACTCCACAGGAACAGTAGAACATTTGATTCAACACATCCAAGGCCTCTATCCTCCAGAGAAGCAGACACTACCAA ATACAATTGATGATTTTACTCAAAAGtccaagaaaataattgaagaaaTTATCAGATATGAAAACACTATTTTGTCTCATGAAAGTACTATACA GCAGTTGACAGATACACACATATTGAACAGCAACAAGATCACACAGCTGAAACAGAAGATTGCCCAGCTTGACTCACTCTGCCAGGTGCCATGCAGAGACATGGCTGAAATACAGGAGACAACTGGAAGAG ATTGTCAAGACATTGCAAATAAAGGTGCCAGACAAAGTGGTCTTTACTTTATCAAGCCTCAAAAAGCCAAGCAGTCATTCCTAGTCTACTGTGAGATTGACTCATATGGCAACGGCTGGACGGTATTACAGAGG agaCTGGATGGGAGTGAGGACTTCAAGAAAAATTGGGTTCAGTACAAGGAAGGGTTTGGACATCTGTCTCCAGATGACACCACTGAGTTCTGGCTGGGCAATGAAAAGATTCATTTAATAACTACACAGTCCACTCTGCCATACACCTTACGAATAGAACTGGAGGACTGGAGTGGCAAAAAAGG CACTGCTGACTATGCTGTATTCAAAGTGGGAAGTGAAGAAGACAAGTATCGACTGACTTATGCCTACTTCATCGGTGGTGAAGCCGGGGATGCCTTTGATGGCTATGATTTTGGAGACGATCCAAGTGACAAATCCTTTACCTATCATAATGGCATGCGGTTCAGTACTTATGATAACGACAATGATAACTTCGCTGGGAACTGTGCTGAGCAAGATGGATCTGGATGGTGGATGAACAGATGTCATGCTGGCCACCTCAATGGCAAATACTATATAG aTGGTGTGTACACAGCGAAAGATGCTAGTCCATCTGGATATGACAATGGCATTATCTGGGCAACCTGGCGTGATCGGTGGTACTCcatgaagaaaactgcaatGAAAATCATCCCATTCAACAGACTGTCAGTAGATGGACAGCAGCACAACTTAGGCAGCGCCAAACAG gTTGGAGACTCGTAA